One genomic region from Jiangella sp. DSM 45060 encodes:
- a CDS encoding ATP-binding cassette domain-containing protein has product MSTLAIEAHGLVKTFGENRAVDGVDLAVRAGTVYGVLGPNGAGKTTTVRMLTTLLRPDGGSARVLGRDVVDDADEVRRFIGLTGQYASVDEDLTGTENLVLQSRLVGLSRTQSKRRAAELLESFDLTDAANRPVKHFSGGMRRRIDLAASIVVTPDVLFLDEPTTGLDPRSRGQVWDIVRDLVAGGTTVLLTTQYLDEADQLADRIAVIDRGTVIAEGTSADLKASVGRSSLHLRLADETQRDLAERLVAQTLDTTPHRTPEAGVITAPVADPDLVADLMIRLRAEGVRIDEIGVQRPSLDEVFLTLTGHSADDDTERTAA; this is encoded by the coding sequence ATGAGCACTTTGGCCATCGAGGCGCACGGCCTGGTCAAGACGTTCGGCGAGAACCGCGCCGTCGACGGCGTCGACCTCGCCGTCCGCGCCGGCACCGTGTACGGGGTCCTCGGGCCGAACGGCGCCGGGAAGACCACCACCGTCCGCATGCTCACCACCCTGCTGCGCCCCGACGGCGGCAGCGCGCGGGTGCTGGGCCGCGACGTCGTCGACGACGCCGACGAGGTGCGCAGGTTCATCGGCCTGACCGGCCAGTACGCGTCGGTCGACGAGGACCTCACCGGCACCGAGAACCTGGTGCTGCAGTCGCGGCTGGTCGGCCTGAGCCGCACCCAGTCGAAGCGGCGGGCGGCCGAGCTGCTGGAGAGCTTCGACCTCACCGACGCCGCGAACCGGCCGGTCAAGCACTTCTCCGGCGGCATGCGCCGGCGCATCGACCTCGCGGCCAGCATCGTCGTCACGCCGGACGTGCTGTTCCTGGACGAGCCGACCACCGGCCTGGACCCGCGCAGCCGCGGGCAGGTCTGGGACATCGTCCGCGACCTCGTCGCCGGCGGCACGACGGTGCTGCTCACCACGCAGTACCTCGACGAGGCCGACCAGCTGGCCGACCGCATCGCCGTCATCGACCGCGGCACCGTCATCGCCGAGGGCACCAGCGCCGACCTCAAGGCGTCCGTGGGCCGCAGCTCGCTGCACCTGCGGCTGGCCGACGAGACGCAGCGCGACCTCGCCGAGCGGCTGGTGGCGCAGACCCTGGACACCACGCCGCACCGCACACCCGAGGCCGGCGTCATCACCGCCCCGGTCGCCGACCCGGACCTCGTCGCCGACCTGATGATCCGGCTGCGCGCAGAGGGCGTCCGCATCGACGAGATCGGCGTGCAGCGCCCCAGCCTGGACGAGGTCTTCCTCACCCTGACCGGCCACAGCGCCGACGACGACACCGAGAGGACCGCCGCATGA
- a CDS encoding purine-nucleoside phosphorylase, which yields MTELLDDPRAAARAAAEHIAAATGVQRHDIALVLGSGWGGAADLVGETVATIPSTDVPGFAKPAVEGHVGTLRSVRIGDTGRHALVLGARTHLYEGRGVRAVVHGVRTAAAAGARTLVLTNGCGGLREEWPAGTPVLISDHLNLTAESPIEGANFVDLTDLYARRLRAVAREVDPSLPDGVYVQFRGPHYETPAEVRMAQRLGGDLVGMSTALEAIAAREAGLEVLGISLVTNPAAGISTTPLSHAEVIEAGQAAGPRISALLAAVVAKL from the coding sequence GTGACCGAGCTGCTGGACGATCCGCGGGCCGCCGCACGGGCCGCGGCCGAGCACATCGCCGCCGCCACCGGGGTGCAGCGGCACGACATCGCGCTGGTGCTGGGGTCCGGGTGGGGCGGCGCGGCCGACCTCGTCGGCGAGACCGTGGCGACCATCCCCAGCACGGACGTCCCGGGGTTCGCGAAGCCGGCCGTCGAGGGGCACGTGGGCACGCTGCGCTCCGTCCGCATCGGCGACACCGGCCGGCACGCGCTCGTCCTCGGCGCCCGCACCCACCTCTACGAGGGCCGCGGCGTGCGCGCCGTGGTGCACGGGGTGCGCACGGCCGCCGCGGCGGGCGCACGCACGCTGGTGCTGACGAACGGCTGCGGCGGGCTGCGCGAGGAGTGGCCGGCCGGCACACCGGTGCTGATCAGCGACCACCTCAACCTGACGGCGGAGTCGCCCATCGAGGGGGCGAACTTCGTCGACCTCACCGACCTCTACGCACGGCGGCTGCGCGCCGTCGCCCGCGAGGTCGACCCCAGCCTGCCCGACGGCGTCTACGTGCAGTTCCGCGGCCCGCACTACGAGACCCCGGCCGAGGTCCGCATGGCGCAGCGCCTCGGCGGCGACCTCGTCGGCATGTCGACGGCGCTCGAGGCCATCGCCGCCCGCGAGGCCGGCCTCGAGGTGCTCGGCATCTCGCTGGTCACCAACCCCGCCGCCGGCATCAGCACGACGCCGCTGAGCCACGCCGAGGTCATCGAGGCAGGTCAGGCCGCCGGCCCGCGCATCAGCGCGCTGCTCGCGGCGGTGGTCGCCAAGCTCTGA
- the lspA gene encoding signal peptidase II encodes MPTTPDPAAGDDSAPGDPSPEQPGQPGQPGQPAPPEQPPASTNWRLIGRLAAITVVLTAVDQLTKWWAERELAGREPIEIVGDLLQLRLLYNSGAAFSIATGLTWLLTLLVVVVIAAVIRASAKLGSTAWAIALGLLLGGAFGNLIDRLFRDPGFPEGHVVDFIDYGGLFVGNVADIAITVAAVLIAILTWRGVSIDGVRRDPAPKAGA; translated from the coding sequence GTGCCGACCACACCCGACCCCGCGGCCGGCGACGATTCCGCGCCCGGCGACCCATCGCCCGAGCAGCCCGGCCAGCCCGGCCAGCCCGGCCAGCCCGCGCCGCCCGAGCAGCCGCCCGCGTCGACGAACTGGCGGCTGATCGGCCGGCTCGCCGCCATCACCGTCGTGCTGACGGCGGTCGACCAGCTGACGAAGTGGTGGGCCGAGCGCGAGCTGGCCGGCCGCGAGCCGATCGAGATCGTCGGCGACCTGCTGCAGCTGCGGCTGCTGTACAACTCGGGCGCGGCGTTCTCGATCGCGACCGGGCTGACGTGGCTGCTCACGCTGCTCGTGGTCGTGGTGATCGCGGCGGTCATCCGGGCGTCGGCGAAGCTCGGCTCGACGGCGTGGGCCATCGCGCTCGGCCTGCTGCTGGGCGGCGCGTTCGGCAACCTCATCGACCGGCTGTTCCGCGATCCGGGCTTCCCCGAGGGGCACGTCGTCGACTTCATCGACTACGGCGGCCTGTTCGTGGGCAACGTCGCCGACATCGCCATCACGGTGGCGGCCGTCCTCATCGCGATCCTGACCTGGCGCGGAGTCAGCATCGACGGCGTCCGCCGCGACCCCGCGCCGAAGGCCGGCGCCTGA
- a CDS encoding NAD(P)H-quinone dehydrogenase, with the protein MTRVAILGGGPGGYEAALVAVQLGAEVTLVDRDGLGGSAVLTDCVPSKTLIATAEVVSDAAESAELGVELGHDSVGVDLRRVNQRVLALAKAQSADTTAAVEKAGVQILRGSGRLAPGDRVVVDDGAHEFVADVALLATGARPRILPEAEPDGERILTWEQVYDLDELPEHLIVVGSGVTGAEFASAYNALGSDVTLVSSRDRVLPGEDADAAYVLEEVFARRGLNVLSRSRAASVRRDGSGVVVTLTDGRAVRGSHCLMAVGSVPNVEGLGLSECGVALDDRGFVKVDRVSRTSARGVYAAGDVTGVNMLASVAAMQGRTAMWHALGDAVSPLNLKTVAANVFTDPEIATVGWSQAAVDAGEIGAVAVKLPLATNARAKMLGIRDGFVKLFCRPGTGIIVGGVVVAPRASELIHPISLAVEAALTVDQMARAFTVYPSLSGSVAEAARQLHRRD; encoded by the coding sequence GTGACACGTGTGGCGATTCTCGGTGGCGGACCCGGCGGCTACGAGGCGGCGCTGGTGGCGGTGCAGCTCGGAGCGGAGGTCACGCTGGTCGACCGCGACGGCCTGGGCGGCTCGGCCGTCCTCACCGACTGCGTGCCCAGCAAGACCCTCATCGCGACCGCCGAGGTGGTCAGCGACGCCGCCGAGTCGGCGGAGCTGGGCGTCGAGCTGGGCCACGACTCCGTCGGCGTCGACCTGCGGCGAGTCAACCAGCGGGTGCTGGCGCTGGCCAAGGCGCAGTCGGCCGACACCACGGCCGCGGTCGAGAAGGCCGGCGTGCAGATCCTGCGCGGCAGCGGGCGGCTGGCTCCCGGCGACCGCGTCGTCGTCGACGACGGCGCCCACGAGTTCGTCGCCGACGTCGCGCTGCTGGCCACCGGCGCGCGGCCGCGCATCCTGCCCGAGGCTGAGCCCGACGGCGAGCGCATCCTCACCTGGGAGCAGGTCTACGACCTCGACGAGCTCCCCGAACACCTGATCGTGGTCGGGTCCGGCGTCACCGGCGCCGAGTTCGCCAGCGCCTACAACGCGCTCGGCTCCGACGTCACGCTGGTGTCGTCGCGCGACCGCGTCCTTCCCGGCGAGGACGCCGACGCCGCATACGTCCTGGAAGAGGTGTTCGCGCGGCGCGGGCTGAACGTGCTGTCGCGGTCGCGGGCGGCGTCGGTGCGGCGCGACGGCTCGGGGGTCGTCGTCACGTTGACCGACGGTCGCGCGGTGCGCGGCTCGCACTGCCTCATGGCGGTCGGGTCGGTGCCGAACGTCGAAGGGCTCGGGCTGTCCGAGTGCGGCGTCGCGCTCGACGACCGCGGCTTCGTCAAGGTCGACCGCGTCTCCCGCACGTCCGCGCGCGGCGTGTACGCGGCCGGCGACGTCACCGGCGTCAACATGCTCGCGTCGGTGGCCGCCATGCAGGGGCGCACGGCCATGTGGCACGCCCTCGGCGACGCCGTGTCGCCGCTGAACCTCAAGACCGTCGCCGCGAACGTCTTCACCGACCCCGAGATCGCCACCGTCGGCTGGTCCCAGGCCGCCGTCGACGCCGGCGAGATCGGCGCGGTCGCCGTCAAGCTGCCGCTGGCCACCAACGCGCGGGCGAAGATGCTGGGCATTCGCGACGGTTTCGTGAAGCTGTTCTGCCGGCCCGGCACCGGCATCATCGTCGGCGGGGTGGTGGTGGCGCCGCGGGCCAGCGAGCTGATCCACCCCATCTCACTGGCCGTCGAGGCGGCACTCACCGTCGACCAGATGGCCCGCGCCTTCACCGTCTACCCGTCGCTGTCCGGCTCGGTGGCCGAGGCGGCGCGGCAGTTGCACCGCCGCGACTAG
- a CDS encoding NUDIX domain-containing protein: MPTPEFILTLRERVGHELLWLSGVTAVIVDGEGRVLLHQRSDTGQWSLISGILEPGEQPAVAVVREAWEETGVRIEVERISSVVAGAPAAYPNGDRVQFLDIAFRCRPVGGEARVNDDESLAVGWFAPDDLPPLPDDQQQRLLQALKDDPAPYFVRN; encoded by the coding sequence GTGCCGACTCCTGAGTTCATCCTGACGCTGCGCGAGCGCGTCGGCCATGAACTGCTGTGGCTGAGCGGCGTCACGGCGGTGATCGTCGACGGGGAGGGGCGGGTGCTGCTGCACCAGCGCTCCGACACCGGGCAGTGGTCGCTGATCAGCGGCATCCTCGAGCCCGGCGAGCAGCCCGCCGTCGCCGTCGTGCGGGAGGCGTGGGAGGAGACCGGGGTGCGCATCGAGGTCGAGCGCATCAGCAGCGTGGTCGCCGGTGCGCCGGCGGCCTACCCGAACGGCGACCGCGTCCAGTTCCTCGACATCGCGTTCCGGTGCCGCCCGGTCGGCGGCGAGGCGCGGGTCAACGACGACGAGTCGCTGGCGGTCGGGTGGTTCGCGCCGGACGACCTGCCGCCGCTGCCCGACGACCAGCAGCAGCGGCTGCTGCAGGCGCTGAAGGACGACCCCGCGCCGTACTTCGTGAGGAACTAG
- a CDS encoding winged helix DNA-binding domain-containing protein, whose amino-acid sequence MEKLTWNQVLARRLRRLHVTDPSAGLVDTAGRLVGLHAQVASSAELIAAVRTPGYALGDTATALWTDRTLVKTWGMRGTLHLFPSHELPLLVAAWAQRQWPNVNAAWERYHGVNLAVLQQVTEIIGQVLPGRVLTREELLAEIAREVRAPGIADAVRSGWGQMFKPAAAGGLLCSGPERDRNVTFTSPRTWLPDVSWDDQPDQHTALSTLIERFLDVYGPATHVDFSRWWGIDAAKARRVFKEHADVMVEAEVDGVACWSTPAALADLHEHEGDGASTGVHLLPGFDPYVIAPIGHRAHTVPDGFIDRVSRAAGWISPVVLVDGVVRGVWSHELKNGALTITVESFAQVSAATKKAATAAARRYGELFDAEPRLAWG is encoded by the coding sequence GTGGAGAAGCTCACCTGGAACCAGGTGCTGGCCCGCCGGCTGCGGCGCCTGCACGTCACCGACCCGTCCGCAGGTCTCGTCGACACCGCGGGCCGGTTGGTGGGGCTGCACGCGCAGGTGGCGTCGTCCGCCGAGCTCATCGCTGCCGTCCGCACGCCGGGCTACGCGCTGGGCGACACCGCCACGGCGCTGTGGACCGACCGCACATTGGTGAAGACGTGGGGCATGCGCGGCACGCTGCACCTGTTCCCGTCGCACGAGCTGCCGCTGCTGGTGGCGGCCTGGGCGCAGCGGCAGTGGCCCAACGTCAACGCCGCCTGGGAGCGCTACCACGGCGTCAACCTCGCCGTGCTGCAGCAGGTCACCGAGATCATCGGTCAGGTGCTGCCCGGCCGGGTGCTCACCCGCGAGGAGCTGCTGGCCGAGATCGCCCGCGAGGTCCGCGCCCCCGGCATCGCCGACGCGGTGCGGTCGGGGTGGGGCCAGATGTTCAAGCCGGCCGCGGCGGGCGGCCTGCTCTGCTCGGGGCCCGAGCGCGACCGCAACGTCACCTTCACCAGCCCGCGCACCTGGCTGCCCGACGTCTCGTGGGACGACCAGCCCGACCAGCACACCGCCCTGAGCACGCTCATCGAGCGGTTCCTCGACGTCTACGGCCCGGCCACCCACGTCGACTTCAGCCGCTGGTGGGGCATCGACGCCGCGAAGGCGCGGCGGGTCTTCAAGGAGCACGCCGACGTCATGGTCGAGGCCGAGGTCGACGGCGTCGCGTGCTGGTCCACGCCGGCGGCGCTGGCCGACCTCCACGAGCACGAGGGGGACGGAGCGAGCACCGGCGTCCACCTGCTGCCCGGCTTCGACCCGTACGTCATCGCGCCCATCGGGCACCGCGCGCACACCGTGCCCGACGGCTTCATCGACCGCGTGTCGCGCGCCGCCGGCTGGATCTCGCCGGTCGTGCTGGTCGACGGCGTCGTGCGCGGCGTCTGGAGCCACGAGCTGAAGAACGGCGCGCTGACCATCACGGTCGAGTCGTTCGCCCAGGTCAGCGCCGCCACGAAGAAGGCGGCGACGGCCGCGGCCCGGCGCTACGGAGAGCTGTTCGACGCCGAGCCGCGGCTCGCCTGGGGGTGA
- a CDS encoding PPOX class F420-dependent oxidoreductase, giving the protein MPALSDTARELFSRPIPAWATVLDGDGRPHNSIVWVDVDGDGVVFNTAAGRVKERRLRENDVVSVSVLDPDNAWRWASVTGRATLTTDDGDDVIDRLAKKYLDADSYPFRKEGEQRVTVRVAVDRVHEEAA; this is encoded by the coding sequence ATGCCCGCACTGTCGGACACCGCCCGTGAGCTGTTCTCCCGCCCGATCCCGGCCTGGGCCACCGTCCTCGACGGCGACGGCCGCCCGCACAACTCGATCGTCTGGGTAGACGTCGACGGCGACGGCGTCGTCTTCAACACCGCCGCCGGCCGGGTGAAGGAGCGGCGGCTGCGCGAGAACGACGTCGTCTCGGTGAGCGTGCTGGACCCGGACAACGCGTGGCGGTGGGCCAGCGTCACCGGCCGCGCCACCCTCACCACCGATGACGGCGACGACGTGATCGACCGGCTGGCGAAGAAGTACCTCGACGCCGACAGCTACCCCTTCCGCAAGGAGGGCGAGCAGCGGGTGACGGTGCGCGTCGCCGTCGACCGGGTGCACGAAGAGGCCGCCTGA
- a CDS encoding biotin carboxylase N-terminal domain-containing protein produces the protein MSKVLVANRGEIAVRVIRACRDGGLTSVAVYADGDRDAPHARLADEAYALGGETAAETYLDIAKLLGVAARSGADAVHPGYGFLAENAGFAQAVLDAGLVWIGPPPAAITALGDKVSARHIAARAGAPLVAGSSDPVSGAAEVVAFAEEHGLPVAIKAAFGGGGRGLKVARTLDEIPELYESAVREAVAAFGRGECFVERYLDRPRHVETQCLADRHGNVVVVSTRDCSLQRRHQKLVEEAPAPFLTDEQNAELYRASKAILREAGYIGAGTCEFLVGVDGTISFLEVNTRLQVEHPVTEEVTGLDLVREMFRIAEGAELGYDDPVVRGHSIEFRINGEDPGRNFLPTPGAVTTFRPPSGPGVRVDAGVEAGSVVGQNFDSLLAKLVVTGASRRQAVERARRALAEFEVGGLATVIPFHRAVLDDPAFVPAADDEPFAVHTRWIETSWDNPFAPFAAAAAPEGDAARERITVEIGGKRLEVVLPAGLGSSALVGAGAGAARRPVRRSSGRAGAAAAGGDALTSPMQGTIIKVVAEDGQTVAEGDVVVVMEAMKMEQPITAHKAGTVTGLSAEVGATIANGAVICTIEG, from the coding sequence ATCAGCAAGGTTCTCGTGGCCAACCGGGGCGAGATCGCGGTGCGGGTCATCCGCGCCTGCCGCGACGGCGGCCTCACCAGCGTGGCCGTCTACGCCGACGGCGACCGCGACGCGCCGCACGCCCGGCTCGCCGACGAGGCGTACGCGCTCGGCGGCGAGACCGCCGCCGAGACCTACCTCGACATCGCGAAGCTGCTCGGCGTCGCCGCGCGCTCCGGCGCCGACGCCGTCCACCCCGGCTACGGCTTCCTCGCCGAGAACGCCGGGTTCGCGCAGGCCGTCCTCGACGCCGGGCTGGTCTGGATCGGCCCGCCACCGGCCGCCATCACCGCGCTGGGCGACAAGGTCAGCGCCCGGCACATCGCCGCGCGGGCCGGCGCGCCGCTCGTCGCCGGCAGCTCCGACCCGGTCAGCGGCGCCGCCGAGGTGGTCGCGTTCGCCGAGGAGCACGGGCTGCCGGTCGCCATCAAGGCCGCCTTCGGCGGCGGCGGGCGCGGCCTCAAGGTGGCCCGCACGCTGGACGAGATCCCCGAGCTGTACGAGTCCGCGGTGCGCGAGGCCGTCGCGGCGTTCGGCCGCGGCGAGTGCTTCGTCGAGCGCTACCTCGACCGCCCGCGCCACGTCGAGACCCAGTGCCTGGCCGACCGCCACGGCAACGTCGTGGTCGTCTCGACCCGCGACTGCTCGCTGCAGCGGCGGCACCAGAAGCTGGTCGAGGAGGCGCCCGCGCCGTTCCTCACCGACGAGCAGAACGCCGAGCTGTACCGCGCGTCAAAGGCCATCCTGCGCGAGGCCGGCTACATCGGCGCCGGCACCTGCGAGTTCCTGGTCGGTGTCGACGGCACGATCTCGTTCCTCGAGGTCAACACCCGGCTGCAGGTCGAGCACCCGGTCACCGAGGAGGTCACCGGCCTCGACCTCGTCCGCGAGATGTTCCGCATCGCCGAGGGCGCGGAGCTGGGCTACGACGACCCGGTCGTGCGCGGCCACTCGATCGAGTTCCGCATCAACGGCGAGGACCCCGGGCGCAACTTCCTGCCCACGCCGGGCGCCGTCACGACGTTCCGGCCGCCGTCCGGGCCGGGTGTGCGCGTCGACGCCGGCGTCGAGGCGGGCAGCGTCGTCGGGCAGAACTTCGACTCGCTGCTGGCCAAGCTGGTCGTCACCGGCGCCTCGCGACGTCAGGCGGTCGAACGGGCGCGGCGGGCGCTGGCCGAGTTCGAGGTCGGCGGCCTGGCCACGGTCATCCCATTCCACCGCGCCGTCCTCGACGACCCCGCCTTCGTCCCCGCCGCCGACGACGAACCGTTCGCCGTGCACACCCGCTGGATCGAGACGTCGTGGGACAACCCGTTCGCGCCGTTCGCCGCCGCGGCCGCGCCGGAGGGCGACGCCGCGCGCGAGCGGATCACCGTCGAGATCGGCGGGAAGCGGCTGGAGGTCGTGCTGCCGGCCGGGCTGGGCTCGTCCGCCCTGGTCGGCGCCGGGGCCGGGGCGGCCCGGCGGCCGGTGCGGCGCTCGTCCGGGCGGGCCGGTGCGGCCGCGGCCGGCGGCGACGCGCTGACGTCGCCGATGCAGGGGACCATCATCAAGGTGGTCGCCGAGGACGGTCAGACGGTCGCCGAGGGTGACGTCGTGGTCGTCATGGAGGCGATGAAGATGGAGCAGCCCATCACGGCGCACAAGGCCGGCACGGTCACCGGGCTGTCCGCCGAGGTCGGCGCCACCATCGCGAACGGCGCCGTCATCTGCACGATCGAGGGCTGA
- a CDS encoding SigE family RNA polymerase sigma factor, whose protein sequence is MAGRIEPDEATMDFEEFARASLPGLLRYGHALTGSPHDAADLVQTALEKAGARWSKIIRHDTDPVAYVRRSMANAHVSRWRRRRREVLVDEFPDQGVALPDRLDGEPLWHALAELPPRQRAVVVLRYYEDLSEAEIAAALGITAGTVKSQASKALTKLRASMSSVEGRDR, encoded by the coding sequence ATGGCGGGCCGCATCGAGCCGGACGAGGCGACGATGGATTTCGAGGAGTTCGCCCGGGCCAGCCTGCCCGGTCTGCTGCGCTATGGGCACGCGCTGACGGGGTCGCCGCACGACGCGGCCGACCTCGTGCAGACGGCGCTGGAGAAGGCCGGCGCCCGATGGTCGAAGATCATCCGGCACGACACCGACCCGGTCGCCTACGTGCGGCGATCGATGGCCAACGCGCACGTGAGCCGCTGGCGGCGGAGACGGCGCGAAGTGCTGGTCGACGAGTTCCCGGACCAGGGCGTGGCCCTGCCGGACCGCCTCGACGGCGAGCCGCTCTGGCACGCGCTGGCCGAACTGCCGCCGCGGCAGCGGGCCGTGGTGGTGCTGCGTTACTACGAGGACCTGTCCGAGGCGGAGATCGCCGCGGCCCTGGGCATCACCGCGGGCACGGTGAAGAGCCAGGCGAGCAAGGCACTGACGAAGTTGAGGGCGAGCATGTCCTCGGTGGAGGGACGAGACCGATGA
- a CDS encoding SigE family RNA polymerase sigma factor codes for MFIQSPGGEAAPAVGATVVGRSETGEATVEFEDFVRASLPGLLRYGHALTGSPHDGADLVQTVLEKVGSRWGKLMRQDVDPLAYVRRSMANAHVSRWRRRRREVLVDEFPERAVMPADRLDGEPVWQALAQLPPRQRAVLVLRYYEDLSEAQIAAALGISAGTVKSQASKALAKLRASLSSVEGSDR; via the coding sequence ATGTTCATTCAGTCCCCAGGCGGGGAGGCCGCACCGGCCGTGGGCGCGACGGTGGTGGGCCGCTCGGAGACGGGCGAGGCGACGGTGGAGTTCGAGGACTTCGTCCGGGCGAGTCTGCCCGGGCTGCTGCGGTACGGGCACGCGCTGACGGGGTCGCCGCACGACGGCGCCGACCTCGTGCAGACGGTGCTCGAGAAGGTGGGGTCGCGCTGGGGGAAGCTCATGCGCCAGGACGTCGACCCGCTCGCCTACGTGCGCCGGTCGATGGCCAACGCGCACGTGAGCCGCTGGAGGCGGCGCCGGCGTGAGGTGCTGGTCGACGAGTTCCCGGAGCGTGCGGTCATGCCGGCCGACCGCCTCGACGGCGAACCGGTGTGGCAGGCGCTGGCCCAGTTGCCGCCGCGGCAGCGGGCGGTGCTGGTGCTGCGGTACTACGAGGACCTCTCCGAGGCGCAGATCGCGGCGGCGCTCGGTATCTCCGCGGGCACGGTGAAGAGCCAGGCGAGCAAGGCGCTGGCGAAGTTGAGGGCGAGTCTGTCCTCGGTGGAGGGAAGCGACCGATGA